The Theobroma cacao cultivar B97-61/B2 chromosome 2, Criollo_cocoa_genome_V2, whole genome shotgun sequence genome includes the window cttctttatttGTTAGGTTGTGGTACCATTTATTTTGCGTTTTATGTATTGTTACTTGGTAATTTCCACTTTATTGATATTCAGTTAAGGTTGCTGTGAGTTCTAAAATTATTGGATGATTCTTTGCTATattcattgattttttatagtgaattaattttttggatTCAGTCTCATGGTTTTTACCTCTCATATTGAGGAGtttttcatgttaaaaatcgtgtgttttcttataattttattttgtgcaTTCATAATTATATCTATTGTTTAGGATATTTTTGTCGGTTGAATATTTGCTCATCACTGATTTTTTCAAGTAAAAAAAGCTTTATTCTGTATTGTTGCTTTCACTATATCTATACCTTTTCCCAACAACTGGTATCAGAGCAGATTCTTTATTTGTGGTTTtagcttaattgaaaaatggaGCTTAACTATAGTAGAATGATCACTTTGATTGGCATAAATTAACACAAGCGGAAAGGAAAGATGAAAGATCtattatttgtgaaaaagctACATTTATCAATATTTGCTACTCAAAAACTCGAGActaaatttaatgaataatAGAGTTTTGAACATGAGATGGTTTGTGGTTTTATTCGACAATAGGTAAATGATAATGTTTTGAATCATATTGCTAATGATTCATATGCTAGAACTTTATGGGAAAGCTTGAGACCTTGTATGCCTCTAATATTGGCAACAATAAATTGTTTTTGTTGAAACAGGCTATGAATTTGAGGTACAAGGAAGGTAGTTCTATCTTTGATCATTTGAGTGAATTTCAAGAGTGTTTTGACTAGCTGTCTATTATGGATGTCAAATTtgaagatgaaattttaagaCTTTGGTTGCTTAATTCTCTGCTTGATTCTTAGGAAAATCTTTGTGTGACCTTGACTAGCTCTGCTCCTAGTGGTGTTGTTACCATTGATTATGTAAAAACTGTTATCTTGAATTAAGATGTGAGATGAAGAACTCAAGAGGCATCAACTTCATAGTCTAAGGTCTTTGTTATTGAAAACAAggggagaagaaaagaaaaagattagggacaaaacaaTAGAGGTAAAAGCAAGAATAAGAGTCAATCAAAGTCTAAATACAAAAAATCTCGAATGTCATCATTGTGGTAAAAAAAGACATATCAAGAGATTTTgttatcaattaaaaaaggaGAACAAAAGTAACAAGGGCaagcaagaaaagaacaataaCAATGATGATTGTGTTGCCAACACTCCTATAGAAGATCTTGTGACTATTCTCaatgaaaatttgattaatgCTGTTTGTGATGAGACAAGCTAGGTAGTTGATAGTGGCGCTTATTCCTATGTGACATCAAAGAGGATTTCTTCACATCTTATACTTCGGATGATTATGGGGTTTTGAAGAATGGGTAATAATGGTGTGTAAAGGGTGACTAGCATTGGAACTATTTGTGTGGAAACTAGTATTAGGACAAACTCTTTTTAAACAATGTTAAACATGCATTAAACGTCCGTTTGCATTTGATTTCTATTAATGTTCTTGATGATGAGGTTATTTTAATACCTTTAATGGTGGAAAGTGAAAACTCACTATGGGTTCTTTGATTATGGGACATGGAAAGAAGTGTTCCAGTTTATATTGGACCAAGCTATCAGTCTTTACTAATGTTGTTAATGCAATTGACAGTGACAACTCTTCAAAGTTATGGTACAAGAGGCTTAGCCACATTATTGAGAAGGGACTTAATTGATTAGCCAAGAAAAATATACTTTCAGGATTGAAAGGtgtaagattaaaaaaatgtgCTCACTGCTTGGCTGGGAAATAAAACTgagttttttttaagagtCACCCTCATTCTAGAAAATCAGAGTTGCTTAAAATGATTCATTTAGAACTCTGTGGTCCAATGAAGACAAAAACATTTGGTGGTGCACTTTACTTTGTGACTTTCATTGATGACCATTCAAGGAAACTTTGGGTTTATGTCTTGAAGTCTAAGGACAAAGTACTCGTGTGTCTTTAAGCAATTTCAGACATTTGTTGAAAGAGAAACtagaaagaaatagaaatgCATTCATACTGATAATGGTGGTGAATACCAAGAACCATTTCATGAATGCTACAAACAACAAGGTATTAGACACCAGAGGACACCCCTTAAGACTCCTTAACTAAATGGCAAGGCAGAGAGGATGGACAGGATATTGATGGAGATAGTTAGATGCTTGCTTTTGGAAGTGAAGTTGCCTAGATCTTTTTGGGGTAAGGCTTTATATATTGCTGCAcatgttattaatttatctctttttGTTGCTTTGTAGGCTAATGTTCCTGATAGAGTGTGGTATGGTAAGGGTGTTTCTTATGATCACTTGTGTGTGTTTGGCTATAAAACATTTGTCCATGTGCTTAAAGATGAGAGATCCAAGTTAAATGTCAAGATAAAGCAATGTATCTTCATCGGCTATGGCCATGATAAATTTAGCTATAAGTTGTATGATCCAGTTGAAAAAAAGCTTGTCAGAAGTCGTGATGTTATTTTCATGAAAGACTAGACTATTAAAGGTATTGATAAGGTAGAGAAGTAAAGTACTAATGGCTTGATTGATCTTGACCTGGTTCTTGAGACACATACACCTGATGTAGCTGAGTTTGGTGATCAAGTTGATGTGGAGAATTATACTCCTAATGATCAAATTGAGAATTATCATGATGATGTTACTGATGAAGTATATGCTCATGCTTATTAGGTTATTGATGAACTTGTTGTTCAACTTAGAAGGTCTACTAGATCGCGAATTCCTTTTACTTGCCACTCACCTGATGAATATATTCTCCTAATTGACGGGGGAGAACTTAAGTGCTATGAAGAGGCAATGGAAAGTGAGCAAAAGGCATAATGGATTGCAGCTATGAAAGATAAGATGAAATCTTTGCTTAACAATCGTACTTTTGAGTTGGTCAGGTTGCCTAAGAATAAAAAGGCTTTGTAAAATTGATGGGTGTACAAGTTGAAGAATGGAGAGAATTCTTCTAGTCCACGATACAAAACCAAATTAGTTGTAAAAGGttttagacaaaaaaaaaaaaaaggaaattgattTTAAGGAGATCTTTTTGCCAATTGTTAAAATGTCTTCCATTTGAGTTGTTCTTGGTTTGGCTGTTAGTCTTGATTTAAAGGTTGAATAGATGGATGTGAAAACTACTTTCCTTCATGGTGATTTGGATGAGGAGATCTACATGGAGAAACTAGAGGTTTTTGTGATGAATGGCAAAGAAAACTATGTTTGCATGTTGAAGAAGTTTGTATAGCTTGAAACAAGCACCGAGGCAGTGGTACAAGAAGTTTGAGTTTGTTATGATCCAATAAGGATTCAAGAAAACTAATTCTGATCATTGTGTGTTTCTGCACAAATTTTTGACAATGACTCCatcattttgtttctttatgttgatgacattttgattattGGTTATAATTCTTCTAAAATTGATAGGTTGAAAAAAGAGCTTGGTAAGTCTTTTGCAATGAAAGTCTTAACACCAGCAAGATAGATCCTTGGCATGCGGATCATCCATGATGGAGAGACCAAGAAGCTACGGTTGTCTTAGGAGAAGTATATTGAGAAAGTACTTCAACAGTTTTACATGGATAAAGCTAAAGTAGTAAGCACACCTTTTGCGACTCACTTTAGGTTTAACACTAGATAGTCTCCTTCTAATgatgaagagaaagaagacATGCAACATGTTCCTTATGCATCTATAGTAGGAAGTTTGATGTATGTATAGTTTGCACAAGGCTTGATATAACTCATGCAGTTGGTGCGGTTAGTCgttttctttcaaatcttggtAGAGAGCACTCGAAAGCTATGAAGTGGATTTTGAGATATCTTTGGGGCACTTCTAGTTTGAAGATCTGTTTTGGCATTGGAAAACCTATTCTTTGTGGTTACACAGATTCGGACATGGTTAGGGATGTTGACTCTAGAAAGTctacttttggttatttgaTTACCTTTGTAGGGGGAGTTATAGCTTGGCAATCTAGATTGCAAAAATGTGTTGCTTTGTCTACTGAGGCTGAGTTTATTGCTGTTACAAAAGCTTGTAAATAGTTGCTTTGGATGAAGAACTTTGTGCATGAACTTGGTTTTACATAACAAAgatatgttttgttttgtgaTAGTCAGAGTGCTATCCATCTTAGCAAGAATCCTATGTTCTATGGTAGATTTAAACATATTGATGTGCGATATCACTCGATACGTGATGTTCTGGACTCTAAGTTGTTGAGGCTTAAAAAGATTCACATAGATGATAATGGTTCAGACATGTTGATGAAGAATTTGCTGAAGGGGAAGTTCAAAGCTTGTCGTTTGATTGTCAGTTTGGCAGTTGCCTCCACTTGAATCGGAGGGGAAGTTTGTTGTGGGTCCTCTTCAAGTGGAGCCCACAACCAAATTAacggaaaaaagaaaaaaaggtgcTTTTGCCTTTTATGATTAGggatttgttttttaaaaagagaggaaaaagtGCCGATAAAGAAGAACAGGGAGAAACTTTTTGACTTGCTTTGTGTTATTGATTGGAAGGCGATTTGTGGTccaattttgattaaatttcaGTTTGTTGTTCTTGACATTGTGAGCTTCAATTTGTACAGTCATATTgcatttttctcttctctatTTGTTGGGTTGTGATAGcttttattttggattttatACATTGTTACTTGGTGATTTCTACTTTATTCATTGTAAGGACTGTTGTGAGTGTTAGAAATGCTAGATGACTCTTTGTTGTacttatttatcttttactaAGGATTACTTTTCTAGATTAGGTCTTGTAATTTTTAACTCTCACATTTAGGAGTGTTGTACGTTAAAAATTGTGTGTTTTcttgtgattttattttatacattcATAACTATATTTGTTGTCTGGAATATTTTAGttgattgaatatttgttCCTCACAAGTTTTTTCAAgcgaaaaaaattttattttttctcgcTACTTTCACTATGTCAATACCTTTTGTTTACCCAGGATTGGAACAATCAAATTTAACGTTGCATCTCCAAAATTGGTGAGTAAGTCCATAAGGATAAGCATTAATTGAACAGCTAAAAAGGCTGCCTGAGGACGGGGGAATCGAATATGAATTAAGTTGACGGACATGGCGGAAAATTCTTTGGAATCAATTCCAGAACTTGACGGAGCATCAGATTCAAACAACTAATAATCCTCTTACCCTTTTTTGTTCTACTAGACGTAGCTGCAGAGGATATTGGAACACGTGTCTTCAATTCATGACttttgattgaatttttttcatcttaaaaACGAATATTGAACTGATAATATTCGTTTTGTTTCTCTCTAATCACCCTTCCATTTAATTggaaaatatcaatattttgacaaaTTCCTAAATCAAATCGGTCCAAATGAAAAATCACACACAAAGAacacataaataatttttgtgaaACATTTCCATAACTTTTCacaaacaaattttcaaaatcataattatcaatttttctcaTAATTTTACATAACTTCTCTAGATACAACTCAAAAACATTAACACATATCTATAAGCACTCAGGAAACCCCAAACTCttttatcaagtaaaatgttaaTCACCAATAACTTTTTAAACCAAAGTTGCTCCAATCAAATATATCCACAATGCAACAGAAAACCCAACAATCCATAGATTTGGCAGGGCATGCTACCATGTCAAACTCAACGTTCTATGTGCAACATTATTATTGTTTCAAACTGTATGTTGCACCAGAGTGGAATAGCCCACATTGACCGAGTTTTGCTAGTAGAGACGCCTGCAGAGAGTAAGACCATCACCAATGGAAAGAAGAGATGATTCAACACGAGGATCAGCTGTTATGAACCTATTGAATTCGATCACGAAGTTTCTGAGTTTCCTAATAGGCTCCTCCATGATTTCCTTGTCTGATTTTGCAACCGAACCCAAAAATAGGGTGTTGTCATCAGCTATAATTCCTCCGATCTTGACCAATTTCAGTGCTAGCTCATGAAATTTCAGGCAATCGTTCTCGGAAGCGTCCACATATATGAAATCAAAGGTATCTTCTTCACCCTACATTTTGTGGAAATCAGAACATGAGGATTACTGAAGCTATAGGATGTTATAATGGTAAAAAACTCGAGGTATAACAGTCATTTCATCGAGAATTTCTCTACACGTGAAATGAGAATGATATGCTAAATGTATGAGCATGCAAGGAAAGATAGATCAGGAATGATGAGTATATATACAAGAGAAAAGATGCGGTCGCAGACCCATGGGGAACAAAGTCACGGAAGAAACTTCCACAAATACTGTCCAGGAAGAACATGCGAAGCAATGGAAAGGAAATGACAGAAAAGGAGCCCACTTTTTACTGGCCTTGACGCTTGAATATGATgcaaaagatgaaaaatgactcATATATCTTGCTTAGTTTGAAAAGACTTGGACGGTTAACGTTGCATTTAATGAAGGATGAATAAGCAAGAACTAAACATTTCAAGGTACCAACGTGCAAGCAATGAAAGCTACAACTACTAGTATGCTTTCTGGAACTTTGGTCATTAATTGCGTATGTCAAGACAGCGCTGACGCAGTAAATAAGATCGTTTAGAAGTGGAAAGGCATCTGATGGGATGTAGTTAATCTTGTGCTCAATTCCAGCTTTCTTAATGAACGGTAGTCCAACCTCATAAGCTTCTTTATCCGGATCAATAGCTACTATCTGCCAGAAGGATGATAGATAATGTTGTTTGAACTTAGAAATCAGCTGCTACAAAAATGCTAGTCGCAAGGAGTAAATGcagtgagaaaagaaaagaaagaggaagaaacaGGGCGATTTAGAAGCATAATAGTTGTCCAAGCTTACCTTGCCATCCTCAGGCAACGCAAGGGCAGTAGTAAGAAGGGAATAGCCTGTGAAAACTCCAATTCCCATGGTTTTCTTGCCATTTATGATCTTTAGAAGCACAGAGAGGAACTGCCCTTCATCAGCAGCCACATTCATCATGCTCCTGCAGCAAATCAAGTAAATCACGTTTCTTGAAGTTGTGTTCTAGATTTCTGAGTTTAAAAGTGGGTTAATACTGAATTACACATGTTCTTTTTAACCCTTTTTGTAATTGTTCCCTAGTGAAAAACTCTTCATTCGTTCTTGAAAAGCTTCTTTCGAAACAGTCTTTGCTTTGAACTGTAAAACATTAATTAACCTTTTACTCTTCTTTTTATACGTCTCTAATACCATATAGGAGTAGACACAAATTATATAGGAAAGCCTGCAGTTAAATGTAATTGGGAAAAATCACTTAAACAACAACTTtatattgaattaaattagtacaattatattatttatatatcagACCACTAACTATTACTCTATATTCTTAACATAACACATGTTTCTGTCATTacaccaaaaataaaaaggaaaaagaaaggagagagagagagagcttgTAATCAACCTGGATATACCACTAAAAGAAGGATGGACTTACCACTCCTTATACTTGTCGATGGTGGCCTCTCTTATTTCCATCAATTGCTGGTGCTCTTTAGGATAAGCACTTGTCTCTAAGACATACTGCAAATACAATAAGAAGAGCATTGGTCTTTTCTCCTCTAACTCGACTCAAAAAGTCACTTGGCCcggggaaaaagaaaaaacaaaatttatttttgttgagaTTGAGAGAGTGCCCAAAAACTCAAAATGAGAGCAAGCAGGACgaaaaggaagaaacaaaaacgAAAAAGCTTAGACAATACATTGTCGCATGAAATACCTCTTGAAGGGCATTGCTAGAAAGTATGGTCTTCTTAAACCAATCTGCCATGGTTCAAATGTTCTCTTGCAATTGGCTTCACTGAATTCTGCAAAGcttgaattagttaattcaaaaaatttataataagaGTTAAGAccaccaaaaaagaaaaaaaaacaatgagACATCTTTTTGGTGTCTATATATAGTCCCAATATGTAAGGGGCTTGAGGCTCAAACATTAATTTGTTGTGCATCGGAACATTTTTGAGGTCTAACCACCTTTCAAATCTTCTCCACCTAATCCCATATCACTATCAAAATTATTGTTGacaaaatataaatgaaaaacatgtaataataacaatccattcTTTCGAAACCAATTATTgaaaaacaagaaaggaaaaacccTTCTCAAGTGTGCTAGACAAAACCACAACTATTTTTTCtcataattaaaacaaaatcacAATCACAGGAAGTAACAACACAAGCATGCACACTCGGAAAATAAAAACACTTCGGCAATTGACATTGTCGCAGGTGGTATGCAAATTGCAACACCCCCTCGGGATCCAACGATCCTGGATTCACTCTCCGAATCCTCTCAAACCCCACATCTCAGCCGTCCTTTCTGGTCCACAGTCTTTACTGCCCAAACTAGATCATTAATTCCTTTCGGTACAAGAAACGAGTACCAAACCAACAACCAACCCACTTCTCTTTAAAGCTTAACTCGCATATGCTACCAAGTTAGAGATGCTGTCtgaagattttaaattttcaatgaaagaGCCCTGTTTCATATCTTGCATAGCTTAGAAATCCAGTGACAATTAGGTGCCATTCTCTATTATATATCTGAAAGACTAAATGCTTAATTTGTGGTCAAAACTTTTGGATTTTTGTCAATTTAGGCCAAATGTTTCAATTGTAACAATTAAAGACCAAACGTCTTTGGTTTCTTACAATTAAGGGTTAAGGTGAGAGGCGTTTGGCTCATGTAGGACACGCACATGATGTGGACAttaacatttttcaacatggcgtggcgtgtaacaacctttTTATTATGACGTGTAATAGCCAAATTTTTTAACATGGTATGTAACAATTGCATTTTttaacatggcgtgtaacaacaaaatttttaatatgataTGTAATAGCTACATTTTTCAATATGTTGTgtaacaattaaattgttaaCTACCATGTTATCAGCTCGCGTGATTTTCTATCGCGTGTGATACACGCTCCATCCACTTGTCAATTTATCCCTTAATTGTAAAAAATCGAATATGTTTGGCCCttaattgttataattgaaatttttggcctttaattgaaaaaatgtcCAAACGTTTAGCCCAGCATTTAGCCCAAATGAATGACGAACTGTTATTTTGTGTTAGACTAAGTTCTCTTGGTAGTAGGCCTATGATTTATGCAATAAATTTATGGGAAAATAGATAAaagtttattattttcttttgattttggtTATAATGAAATTTAGATCAAAAGTGTCCTCGCACCTAAGTTAATAAATGTGCATTATAAGATTAAAGATGGGCAAAGGGTAGGAAatattaagaagaaaagaattgaAGAGAAAGTTATGTTGTTATAATGTGTGAGTCCTGAAACTCAATAGTTCAACTTAAGAAGTTGCTatcaatcttttttgtttaggTATGATTGATCACCTATGTAAATCAATTATTTGTAAAGAGATTCTAAGCTTAATTTAGGTTCATTAAAAAGAATAGGTTCTAGTCTACATAGCATATTAGTTTTGAAAGTTCATTTATGTGTGAGGAAGGTATCAACACCCTCACAACGCTCATTTTGGTATCTAATTAATTATGGCATTTTAAGCCTTAGTAAATAAAATCTAGttcaatattcaatttttatttcctttgcccattttctatttttattatttctattttcttttgttaatttttttaaacaagtaAATAAAGATTCTTGGTATTGAAAGTTTTCCAAAATCTCCAAACTCTTATGGCataattttggaaaattttttcaCCTAGAAATTCTCAAGAACACCtcttttggcatccttgggaTTCAATTATTggagaatttatttatttaattttatatttttatcttttttattttattcaaatatttatgtaaatccttggtattaaaaattttccaaaaccTCCAAAGTCTTATGGCAAAATTTTGGAAGATTTTCTCATCTAAAAATTCCCAAGAAGCCACCTCTCTTAGCATTCTTAAGATTTCATCATTGGATAATTTCTATAAATTTAtgtaatattcttaatttttaaatgataaaaaaataaaatcataaaaaaattagttcaATGGTTATTAAACTAAGAAAACactttaatcaaaatgttgaaatatcaattaaactaatttcaatataaaaagaaataaaaaggaaactCACCTAGTTGGATTGAAAAACcacaaaagtgaaaaaaaaaaaaaacaggtTAATGGGTCAAGGTTACCTAAATGAGTTCACACAAGCCCAAATACCAAGTGCACGTTAGATTAATTAAATCTGGCCCACAAAGGTCTTCTTTAGTTGATGCAAAACGACATTGTTTTGCTCATGATAGAAAAGCTtccctttccttcttttccttatttttgaCTTTTGCTCT containing:
- the LOC18609023 gene encoding flavonoid 3',5'-methyltransferase, with the protein product MADWFKKTILSSNALQEYVLETSAYPKEHQQLMEIREATIDKYKEWSMMNVAADEGQFLSVLLKIINGKKTMGIGVFTGYSLLTTALALPEDGKIVAIDPDKEAYEVGLPFIKKAGIEHKINYIPSDAFPLLNDLIYCVSAVLTYAINDQSSRKHTSSCSFHCLHGEEDTFDFIYVDASENDCLKFHELALKLVKIGGIIADDNTLFLGSVAKSDKEIMEEPIRKLRNFVIEFNRFITADPRVESSLLSIGDGLTLCRRLY